The stretch of DNA ATAAATAAAACTTCCACCGCTTATGGCAGCGGCAAAAAATGTTAAAATAAAAACAGAAGGCAAATATTCTAGAAGTAGGTCATCTGAAATGCGAATACTTATTGCTTTGTCTTGAATTAGTCTAGATAAAACATCTAAATTAAACATGATTTTAGTAAAATTTTCATTTTCATTATTTAAAACTTTTAGCATTTCATCATAGTTATTTTGCTCCTTTTCTAAACTTAAATCTATTTCTTTTTGAATTGTTAAAGTATAATCATTAATAATTGGTGTTAAACTTTTAATATTCGCTGTCATAAAAGGATCAATATTAAATTTATTAATTTCTTTCGAATGAGAGACAATGGCAATAAAATCTTTTCTAATTTCTTTAATAAAATCAGATTTTAATTCTTTTTTTTGTTTTATTGATAATTCTTGTTGATTTGTTAAAATAAATTTATAAATATTACTATGAGCTCTTGATAATGTTTCTTTTGCTTCTAATATTTCGCGTTGTGCTAAAAAATAATTATCAGTTAGTCCTAAAATTTTCTTTTTTAATTGATTGACGTATATCGAACCAAATAGACTATTAAGCATTAGGAAACAGATTAGAGAAATGGCAAGGCCATTTATGATCCAACCTAAATGCGGTTTCCTTTTAATAAGTTGCATAAATCTTATTCCAAAAAATAAGGTTTTAATTATTCAACTTACTTATCGGCTTCATATTTTATTTTGGAATAGGCTGAAAAAATTTCCCAGATCGAACAAATTCGAACCATTTTAAAAGATCGGGTTCTCTAGTAGAAATATATTCAAATGCATTTGGACAAGTTTTTGCAATCCAGTGTTCAAGAATTAGATTTTGTTCTTGTTTACTTAATAAAAAATTGGGTTGATGGATTGAAAGTGATTCTCTTAATGTTTGTAATATTATTCCTGCACAAACGGAAACATTTAGAGATTCTGTAAAACCATACATTTGAACCGAAACATACATATCCGCATAATTTTTCCACTCTGGGGAAACACCGTGTAATTCACTCCCAAAAATGAGAGCTATTTTTTGATCGCCTATAAAGTTTTTAAATTCATTTGAATGAAATGAATTACTTGGAAAAGAAGGGATTTTATCAATATAATGTTCAGAGGTTCTCGAAAAATCAGGTAAAGAAACAAGAGCAATTTTATAACCACTATTTTTTAAAATATCAGCACATTCTTCAACTGTATTTATTCGTTTTGGCATTAGCCATTGGCTTGCACCTCTATCAATAGTGTCAGCTGCTTTAAATCTCATTTCTTTATTGGAGTATAAAAAAAATAAATCTAAAAATCCAAAAGAATCAATTGTTCTTAAAATAGCACTAATATTATGAGCGTGATGGGTATTTTCAAACACAGTTAAAACTTGTCTACTTCTTATCTGCGCTATTTTTTCCATTTTGCCGATTCTTGCATCTGTAAAAAAGCCTCTTAGTGCAGCATTAATTTTTCCAAAGTCATTTCTCAAGTGCTCTGGAATAAAGTATTGTGTAGGCACATTTGAAGAAGTCGTTGATTCCGTCCAAATCATTTTTATCCTTTCTCCCCTTTTTTTGTGAGGATTTCTATGTCTACTCAAAATATATTCCCTTCATCAACTAAAATATTTACCCCTGGGCAACCAGCTCCAAGAGGAAAGTCCCTTATTACTAAGGGATGGCTTCAAGAAGCCGCTTTACGCATGCTATTAAATAATCTTGATTTTGAAGTTGCTGAAAAACCCGAAGATTTAGTTGTCTATGGGGGAAGAGGAAAAGCAGCACGATCTTTGCCTGATTTTCATAATATTTTAAAAGCATTGCAAGAACTTGAAAATGAGGAAACCCTATTGATTCAAAGTGGAAGCCCGGTTGCTCGTATTAAAACTTGGCAAAATGCACCTCGTGTTCTTTTAGCAAATAGCAATTTAGTTGGAAATTGGGCAAATTGGAATCATTTTGACGAGCTCGAGAAAAAAGGCCTCATGATGTATGGTCAAATGACTGCAGGAAGCTGGATTTATATTGGATCACAAGGAATAGTCCAAGGCACATACGAAACTTTTTATGAAGCATTTCAACAACATTATAAAGGTGTTACAAAAGGGCGTTACGTTTTTTCTACAGGACTTGGGGGAATGGGAGGAGCGCAGCCTCTTGCAGCTGTATTAACAGGAGCCTGCTTTTTAGGAATTGAAGTCGATAAAAAACGAGCAGAAATGCGCTTAAAATCTGGATATCTTGACGAAATTCACAATGACATTGATTCCGCAATGAACTCTCTTAAAAATTCATTATCCGAAGGGCTTGCTAAAAGCATTGCCATTATTGGCAATGTAGCTGATATTCTTCCCATATTATTAGAACGTAACGATTTCCATCCGAGTCTTGTAACCGATCAAACTTCAGCTCATGATCCTACCTACGGGTATGTTCCCCAAGGTTATTCTATGGAACAAGTGTTTCAAGAACGAAAGTTAAACCCAAAAAAGGTGGAACAAGATGCAATGCAAAGCATTGGAAAACATGTTCGATATTTGTTAGAACTTAAAAATAGAGGGATTCCAACATTTGATTATGGCAATAATATTCGCGCAATGGCGAAAAAAGTAGGAGTAGATAATGCATTTGATATTAAAGGATTTGTCCCTGAATATATTCGTCCTCTTTTTTGTAAAGGAAAAGGTCCTTTTCGATTCGTAATGTTAAGTGGTGATTCTGAAGATCTAAAAAAAGCGGATCAAGCGCTTATGAATTTATTTCCTCATCATAATGACATTCAAAGGTGGTTATCTTTAGCTCCAAAAAGGATATCTATTCAAGGATTGCCTGCCAGAATTTTGTGGTTAGGATATGGAGATAGATTAAAAGCAGGGTTACTCTTGAACGAGATGGTAAAAAGCGGTGAAATTTCTTGTCCCGTTGTTATTGGAAGAGATCATTTGGATTGTGGAAGTGTCGCATCTCCTTATCGTGAAACAGAAGATATGAAAGATGGTAGTGACGCCGTTGCTGATTGGGCTCTTTTAAATGCTTTTGGCAATATTTCAAGTGGTGCTTCTTGGGTGAGTTTTCATCATGGCGGTGGAGTTGGAATGGGATATTCGCTTCATGCAGGAATGGTGATTGTGGCAGATGGAAGTCAAGAAGCTTCTGAACGTTTAAAGAGAGTTCTCACATTTGATCCTGCAATGGGTATATTTCGTCATGCAGATGCAGGTTATGAAAGTTCGCGAAAAATTGCTGGGGAGCAAATGAATCGTTCTGTAGAAGCGGACTCTCCCTATTTTTATCCTCGATATTTATCAAACGCTGAGGTGAATCATGGCAGCAAAGATTTGGTCTACAAAAAAGAATAAAAAAATTATTTTCAAGAACTCTCCTTGTGTTGTAACTATGCAAGGATTGAATAACTTAGAAAATAATATTATTACTTTAAAAGATATGAAAATTCTTAAAAATCAAGATGTATATATATCTGATGGTGTTTTTCAGGCAATTGGAGAAAATATTGCGGATAAATATGTTAACTTATCTGATTGTGAAGTGATAGATGCTTCTAATTTAGTTTTAATGCCAGGTTTAATTGATTGTCATAATCACCCTATTTTTGCAGGCAGCCGTGCTAACGAAACTGTATTAAAATCTCAGGGAATGACCTATGAAGAAATTGCAGCAAAAAATGGTGGTATTGCTGCAACAATGAAAGCAACTCGAGCTGTTAGTAAAGAAAAGTTAACAGAAATTTATAAATTAAATGCAAAAGATGCTCTTGCAAAAGGTGTTGTTCTTCTCGAAGCAAAAACAGGATATGGATTAAATCCTAAAGAAGAAAGAAAAATGCTTGAAGCTCTTTATGAAGCCTATAATGGTGAAGATGCTCAGGAATTACCTGCGTTATCTCCAACTTATTTAGGGCCTCATGCTGCCAGCCCAGAATACAGAGGACTCGATAATTATATTCAAGCTCTGGTAGAAGATTTACCAAATATAGCTGCATTAGGTGAAGAAGCGGTTAAAAAAGGAATTTCTTTACCGCTAGCAGCAGATATATTTTTAGAAAGAAACTTTTTTACTAAGGAACAGTCTGAGCGTTGGTTGGGAGCTGCCTTACAACATGGTTTAGATGTTCATATTCATTCGGATGAGTTTTCACGGAGTGGTGGTGCTGAGCTTGCAGCAGAACTTGCACGGAGAGTAGAGCAAACAGCTTCTAAAAGAAGACAAAAAGGACGTGTACTTACAGTTGATCATTGTCAATATTCAACTGAATCCGATTTAGGTAGACTGGCAACTTTAGGTGTAATTGCTGTTGCTCTTCCTTCGACAAGTTTTTTTAGTCGTATTCCATATGTTGATGCAAAAAGATGGAGAGCATCTGGTGTTAAAATTGCAATAGCGAGTGATTTTAATCCAGGAAGCGCCATTATAAATAATATTTGGTTTGCTTGTTACCTTGCACTTTCTCAATGTGCTTTTTCACTTCCTGAAGTTTACGCAGGTGTTACTGTAAATGCAGCACTCGCATTAGGAGTAGAAGATAGCTATGGAATAATTGAAGAAGGAAAAAAAGCAACTTTAGTTGCATTTGAAGGAAATTCTGCAGACGATTTTTTTACTTCTCCGATCGGTGATCATGTAAGACACGTGGTATTATAAATTTGAATTTTTTGTTTATTTATAATTCGCATTAAGGGGAAAGAATGGCAGGGTCAAAAACTTTAAAAATTGTCTATTGGGTATTTACCATTCCATTTGTTGTATTGATGCTTTTTTCTGTTTTTAGCTATTTTAGCTCTGCTCCACAGGCAGTTGAAGGGATTCGATCTTTGGGTTATCCGCTTTATATGTTAAAAATATTAGGTACAGCAAAGCTTTTGGGAGTTATTGCTATCCTTTATAATAAATTTAAAACATTAAAAGAGTGGGCATATGCTGGATTTGTTATTAATTTAATTGGTGCTGCGGCTTCGCATCATTTTTCAGGTGATCCTTTATCTAAAGTGATAGTCCCATTAGTTGGTCTTGTAATTGTTCTTATCTCCTATTTTTTATGGAAGAAAAAATAATCGTTAAATATGACTCATGATTTCTATATTAACGTTACTTGGGTCTAATATATAAAAATTTTTATAATTAACATCTAACGAACCTATACCAAATTTTTCAGTATTTAAATTAGGTTCGGCTCTTATTTTAAGTTTTTTATTCATAGCAGTATAATAAATTTTATTAAATTGAATTTCATCTACTAAAAAAGCAATATGTTGAGGATTTGGAAGACGGATTTCTTCAAAAGGAACAAGTAAAATTTTTAAATAATTATGAATTAAAATGAATCCCTTTTTACCAGTTCCAGTATCAATAAAAGAGTCATGTTCATTAAAGCCAAGAATCTTGATATAAAACTCTTTAGAAATATTAAGATTATGAGAGCCTATAATCAGATGATCTATTTTCATAAAGATCTATTCCTCAATTATATTTATTGTTGAAATAATTGATTTTGGTATTATTTTAATATTATATTTTTCTAGTTTTTTTAAAATTTCTTGGTCATCAAAATAGTTCGATACAATAATTGAATTATTTTCAATTTTGAGTAATAAAATAGCATCTAATCCATTTTCAATACAATAATTAAACTGATAGTCACATAAGATAATTTTTTTATTATGATCTTGATTTTTAGAAAAATATATTTTTAAATCAGAAATACTATAAAAATGTATTACATTTATTTTTGTTTTTATTTTTGAAAGTCTATCATCCCATATTTCATGAGAAATTTTATCATCATCTACAATTATTGTTGTTTTATTTTTTATATTAATTTCACTTAAATAGTAATTGGGTTTTTCTGTGATAGGGATTTTTATAGTTACAGAAGTTCCTCTCAAATATACTGAATTTATATCAATTGTCCCTGAAATCGTTTTTAAATATTTTATTGCATGTGAAAGACCTAATCCAGATCCGCCTTCTTTTTCAAAACTCGATTCCTCCCCTCTTAAAATTTTCGGAATATATATATCTTTAATTCCCTTCCCATTATCAGAAAAGATAATTGTTATAAAATTATCTTTTCTGATTAATGTAACATTTATTATTCCATAATTTTTAATTGATTCAATGGAGTTATTTATAATATTTGAAACAATTCTAGAAAATTCAGTATAATTTATAATAGAAAACAAAGCGTGTTCTTTTAATTTTAAATTAATTTTAATATTCTTATTAAAACAAGTTACTTTTTTCTCTATTATGATTTTATCTATTAAGCTTGGAATGTGCTCAATAGTATTTATTTGTGATTTGATTTGATTATTTAATAATTGAATGCTTATATCATCTATTCTTTTGCATGCATTCATAATAGTATTTTTATATTTTTCATCTATATTATTCTTGATAAGTGTTAAAATTAATTTTATTACTGTAAGTGGA from Silvanigrella paludirubra encodes:
- a CDS encoding amidohydrolase family protein, yielding MAAKIWSTKKNKKIIFKNSPCVVTMQGLNNLENNIITLKDMKILKNQDVYISDGVFQAIGENIADKYVNLSDCEVIDASNLVLMPGLIDCHNHPIFAGSRANETVLKSQGMTYEEIAAKNGGIAATMKATRAVSKEKLTEIYKLNAKDALAKGVVLLEAKTGYGLNPKEERKMLEALYEAYNGEDAQELPALSPTYLGPHAASPEYRGLDNYIQALVEDLPNIAALGEEAVKKGISLPLAADIFLERNFFTKEQSERWLGAALQHGLDVHIHSDEFSRSGGAELAAELARRVEQTASKRRQKGRVLTVDHCQYSTESDLGRLATLGVIAVALPSTSFFSRIPYVDAKRWRASGVKIAIASDFNPGSAIINNIWFACYLALSQCAFSLPEVYAGVTVNAALALGVEDSYGIIEEGKKATLVAFEGNSADDFFTSPIGDHVRHVVL
- the hutU gene encoding urocanate hydratase, whose protein sequence is MSTQNIFPSSTKIFTPGQPAPRGKSLITKGWLQEAALRMLLNNLDFEVAEKPEDLVVYGGRGKAARSLPDFHNILKALQELENEETLLIQSGSPVARIKTWQNAPRVLLANSNLVGNWANWNHFDELEKKGLMMYGQMTAGSWIYIGSQGIVQGTYETFYEAFQQHYKGVTKGRYVFSTGLGGMGGAQPLAAVLTGACFLGIEVDKKRAEMRLKSGYLDEIHNDIDSAMNSLKNSLSEGLAKSIAIIGNVADILPILLERNDFHPSLVTDQTSAHDPTYGYVPQGYSMEQVFQERKLNPKKVEQDAMQSIGKHVRYLLELKNRGIPTFDYGNNIRAMAKKVGVDNAFDIKGFVPEYIRPLFCKGKGPFRFVMLSGDSEDLKKADQALMNLFPHHNDIQRWLSLAPKRISIQGLPARILWLGYGDRLKAGLLLNEMVKSGEISCPVVIGRDHLDCGSVASPYRETEDMKDGSDAVADWALLNAFGNISSGASWVSFHHGGGVGMGYSLHAGMVIVADGSQEASERLKRVLTFDPAMGIFRHADAGYESSRKIAGEQMNRSVEADSPYFYPRYLSNAEVNHGSKDLVYKKE
- a CDS encoding TrmH family RNA methyltransferase translates to MIWTESTTSSNVPTQYFIPEHLRNDFGKINAALRGFFTDARIGKMEKIAQIRSRQVLTVFENTHHAHNISAILRTIDSFGFLDLFFLYSNKEMRFKAADTIDRGASQWLMPKRINTVEECADILKNSGYKIALVSLPDFSRTSEHYIDKIPSFPSNSFHSNEFKNFIGDQKIALIFGSELHGVSPEWKNYADMYVSVQMYGFTESLNVSVCAGIILQTLRESLSIHQPNFLLSKQEQNLILEHWIAKTCPNAFEYISTREPDLLKWFEFVRSGKFFQPIPK
- a CDS encoding VOC family protein, with protein sequence MKIDHLIIGSHNLNISKEFYIKILGFNEHDSFIDTGTGKKGFILIHNYLKILLVPFEEIRLPNPQHIAFLVDEIQFNKIYYTAMNKKLKIRAEPNLNTEKFGIGSLDVNYKNFYILDPSNVNIEIMSHI
- a CDS encoding DoxX family protein — encoded protein: MAGSKTLKIVYWVFTIPFVVLMLFSVFSYFSSAPQAVEGIRSLGYPLYMLKILGTAKLLGVIAILYNKFKTLKEWAYAGFVINLIGAAASHHFSGDPLSKVIVPLVGLVIVLISYFLWKKK